DNA sequence from the Candidatus Kaistella beijingensis genome:
GTTTATTGCGGTAAACATTATGCTTCACCGTTCTGCATTGATTTCAGGGCTTATTGCTGTAGTAGAATCCATTTTCAAACCAATGCGAAAAATGTTTATTGTAAGCAACCGATATCTCAACAGAATTTACAGAAAAATCCACTCGCAGGAATTTGTATTTTTTACAAAAAGAGACAATGTTGCCATTCTGAATAAAGTAATGCAGTATGTGCAGAATAATGAAACCACTCGGAAAATAAAAATCGTAAATGTGATGAAGGAAGGCGACGACAACGAAAAACTAAAAATTGATTTGGAAGTTTTGGACCGCGCTTATCCCGAAATTGATATAGAATTTATAGAAATTGTGGGCGAATTTACGCCCGATTTAATAAGTCAACTTTCCGCTGAATGGAAAATCCCGAAAAACTTTATGTTCATTGCTTCACCAAGCGACCGTTTCAGTTACAGGGTTGCAGATTTGGGCGGCGTAAGATTAATAATGTAAAATAATGATGGAAAAAAGTATAAAAGAAATTTTAGATTACAAACTTTTCAGCATTGGAAAAGCCAATATTGATTTGTACGATATCATCTTTCTCGTAGTTTTTATTATTGCACTTACGTTCCTCACAAAAGGCATTCGCAAACTCATTTACCGTTCGCAAAAACTTGATGAATCCAAGAAATTCACCATTTTCAGTTTGGTAAAATATGCCATTTATGTGATAGGATTTATCTTGGGAATGAACATTATCGGCATCAATGTAACAGTTTTGATGGGCGCTTCTGCCGCACTTTTGGTGGGTATTGGTTTGGGTTTGCAAAATATTTTCAGCGATTTTGTTTCGGGATTTGTTTTGCTTTTAGATTCTTCCATCAAAGTTGGGGATGTGATTGAAGTGAACGATTTGGTTTGTCAGGTTCGGGAAATCAATTTACGCACAACAACGGTGCTTACGCGAGACGACAAATACATCATTCTTCCTAACACATTTCTTACGAAAAATAACCTGATTAATTGGACACACAGCGACAGAAATTCCCGATTTGACATACAAATTGGTGTTTCTTACAATTCCGATGTGAATAAAGTAATGACGATCTTAAAAGAAATTACCGAAAAAGAAGAGCGCATTTCTCAACATCCGAAACCGTTTGTTAGGTTTAATGATTATGCAGATTCTGCCCTAATTTTCAATGTTTATTTTTGGACAACGGATGTATTTAGGGTTGAAAATCTGAAAAGTGATTTGCGGGTAAAATATTTTGAGGCGTTCCGAGAAAATAATATAGAAATTCCTTTTCCACAAAGGGTTTTGCACATTCAAAATAATGATTAATAGATGAATACAGATACCCTTATCAATTCTTTTCAGGAATCTTGGAACGGCTTTTTAGAGCAGGTTCCAAATATATTGACGGCAATTTTTATTCTTGCGGTCGGTATTTTTATTGCGAACAAATTGGTAGATTTTACCACAAGATTTATCAAAGGACATTCTTCCGACCCATTGATGACGAATTTTTTAGTCAAAACAATA
Encoded proteins:
- a CDS encoding mechanosensitive ion channel family protein: MMEKSIKEILDYKLFSIGKANIDLYDIIFLVVFIIALTFLTKGIRKLIYRSQKLDESKKFTIFSLVKYAIYVIGFILGMNIIGINVTVLMGASAALLVGIGLGLQNIFSDFVSGFVLLLDSSIKVGDVIEVNDLVCQVREINLRTTTVLTRDDKYIILPNTFLTKNNLINWTHSDRNSRFDIQIGVSYNSDVNKVMTILKEITEKEERISQHPKPFVRFNDYADSALIFNVYFWTTDVFRVENLKSDLRVKYFEAFRENNIEIPFPQRVLHIQNND